The following are from one region of the Paenibacillus sp. JZ16 genome:
- a CDS encoding MFS transporter, with protein MTRTRETIFIIAFTFAAFVLGTTEYVIVGLLKDISVSLSISLAAAGVLVSSFAIAYALGTPFAVTLLGRIPRHVTILTAYIAVLVFNYLTIFATTYPVMLFIRVMTAMLCGLTLSLAIAATSEHMSASRRAGAVAWIIGGFSIANVLGVPVGTQIGQMAGWQTAFIVTSLVGIIPLALMLAVMPKSNTISVSSMKQQFALFKNRRIRLAFFIPVLGVGSVFIVYTYITPLLENVMGIPQQWISTVLLAYGAFTILSNWLGAKVAQGNSRVKLKVIFTIQAMIMMALALTLSLPWMALVSLMLVACFSFALSTAVQLYLIDLADESSPGSKDFASTLMPVASNLGIAIGSLLGSLVVDNVGLEYLPWAAVVFAIGAFAVTSRCHQLDQEQLDLTLLTSAKAS; from the coding sequence ATGACCAGAACACGAGAGACCATCTTTATTATCGCCTTTACGTTTGCCGCCTTTGTACTAGGTACTACCGAATATGTCATTGTTGGATTGTTAAAAGACATTAGCGTAAGTCTCAGCATTTCGCTTGCCGCAGCCGGCGTCCTCGTATCCAGCTTCGCCATTGCATATGCCCTCGGAACGCCGTTTGCCGTTACGCTGCTCGGACGCATACCACGGCATGTTACCATTCTGACAGCGTATATAGCAGTGTTAGTGTTTAATTATTTGACCATCTTTGCCACTACGTACCCCGTCATGTTATTCATTCGCGTCATGACCGCGATGCTGTGCGGACTAACCTTATCGCTGGCGATTGCCGCGACCAGCGAGCATATGAGCGCTTCCCGCAGAGCCGGTGCGGTTGCCTGGATCATCGGAGGTTTCTCGATTGCCAATGTCCTTGGCGTTCCCGTCGGAACGCAGATCGGCCAGATGGCAGGATGGCAAACGGCTTTCATTGTTACATCATTAGTTGGGATCATCCCGCTAGCCTTGATGCTGGCCGTCATGCCCAAGAGCAATACGATTAGCGTAAGCTCCATGAAACAGCAATTTGCCTTGTTCAAGAACAGGCGAATCCGACTTGCCTTCTTCATTCCGGTCCTTGGCGTAGGCTCCGTTTTTATTGTATACACGTACATAACGCCGCTATTGGAAAATGTGATGGGGATTCCGCAGCAATGGATCAGCACTGTTCTGCTCGCTTACGGCGCTTTCACGATTCTTAGCAATTGGCTCGGGGCCAAGGTAGCACAAGGCAATTCAAGGGTTAAATTGAAAGTGATTTTCACCATCCAAGCGATGATTATGATGGCTCTTGCCCTTACCCTATCACTCCCCTGGATGGCCTTAGTGTCGTTAATGCTGGTCGCCTGCTTTTCCTTTGCACTCAGTACCGCCGTTCAGCTATACCTGATTGACCTGGCGGATGAATCTTCACCCGGCTCCAAGGACTTCGCTTCCACACTCATGCCGGTTGCATCCAATTTGGGTATCGCCATCGGTTCCCTGCTGGGCAGCCTTGTCGTGGATAACGTCGGCCTTGAATACCTGCCTTGGGCTGCAGTAGTGTTCGCTATCGGAGCATTTGCCGTTACTTCCCGCTGCCATCAGCTGGATCAAGAACAACTGGACTTAACGCTGCTGACATCAGCTAAAGCATCATAG
- the catA gene encoding type A chloramphenicol O-acetyltransferase codes for MKFHIINVEEWTRKPYYEHYLRSNKCTFSITVDIDITRLLYSLKTNGFKLYPAFIYMVTRVVNDWVEFKTSYSPEGELGYWDRMTPSYTFFHNDDHTFSCLWTAFSNDFYRFHDHYEQDMEQYRDTKGLFVKENPPPNTFPISMIPWASFSGFNLNIVNEADYLLPIITGGKYTKQGGRILLPVSLQVHHAVCDGYHASMFFQELQRLADSFDDWLT; via the coding sequence ATGAAGTTTCACATTATTAATGTTGAAGAGTGGACGAGAAAGCCTTATTACGAGCATTATCTTCGATCGAATAAATGTACCTTCAGTATCACCGTGGATATCGACATTACTCGCTTGCTGTATTCTTTAAAAACTAATGGATTCAAGCTTTATCCAGCTTTTATTTATATGGTTACAAGAGTTGTCAATGACTGGGTTGAATTCAAAACTTCCTATAGTCCCGAAGGGGAATTGGGTTACTGGGATCGAATGACGCCGAGTTATACCTTTTTCCATAACGATGACCATACGTTCTCCTGTTTATGGACAGCATTTTCGAATGATTTCTATCGATTCCATGATCATTACGAGCAGGACATGGAGCAATATCGGGATACAAAGGGGCTGTTCGTTAAAGAGAATCCACCTCCGAACACGTTTCCCATATCCATGATACCCTGGGCAAGCTTTAGCGGATTTAATCTAAACATTGTCAATGAAGCAGACTATCTTCTTCCCATCATAACCGGCGGAAAATATACCAAGCAGGGAGGCCGTATTCTGCTTCCAGTCTCATTGCAGGTGCACCATGCTGTGTGTGATGGTTATCATGCCAGCATGTTCTTTCAGGAGTTGCAAAGGTTGGCGGATTCTTTTGACGATTGGTTAACATAA
- a CDS encoding beta-propeller fold lactonase family protein translates to MRDTLLQLDNQYISVSTSGFTDSIEGRILRTGEGTVILTGVFGTRIIPVCSINSVDHGPFAYALFAFNDVITVINTATNTIMGFIPVGDSPNDIVFTPDGTRAYVTNFSDDNVQVIDTASNTIIGPPIPVGDGANRNAITPDGSRVYVTNFIDSTVSVIETTINMAIGTPIPVGAGPNGIAITPNGLRAYVVNSTDGTVSVIDTASNTVLGLPIPVGLLPQEVAITPDSTRAYVTNFSSASVSVIDTASNVVIATIPVGNNPTGIAIMPDGSRAYVTNAGSDTVSIIHIAANTVIAPTITVGDSPNGIAITPDGTRAYVTNTLSPNISIINTSSNTVTSIPLTNTGYTGIGITPITI, encoded by the coding sequence TTGAGGGATACTTTGCTGCAATTAGACAATCAATACATTTCGGTTTCGACTTCCGGCTTCACCGATAGTATCGAGGGTCGGATTTTGCGAACCGGAGAAGGAACGGTTATTCTTACCGGTGTATTCGGAACGCGAATCATTCCGGTATGCTCCATTAATTCCGTGGACCACGGTCCCTTCGCTTATGCTTTATTTGCTTTCAACGATGTCATCACCGTCATTAATACGGCTACAAATACCATAATGGGCTTCATACCAGTCGGAGATAGTCCAAACGATATTGTCTTCACCCCTGACGGTACTCGTGCCTATGTAACTAATTTTAGCGATGATAATGTCCAAGTGATTGATACCGCCTCCAACACCATCATCGGCCCGCCAATTCCGGTTGGAGATGGTGCCAATCGAAATGCCATCACGCCGGATGGTTCGCGGGTATACGTCACGAATTTTATTGACAGCACGGTCTCTGTCATCGAAACGACCATAAATATGGCCATCGGAACGCCAATACCCGTAGGGGCCGGTCCTAACGGAATTGCCATTACGCCGAACGGCTTGCGAGCCTATGTCGTTAACTCAACCGATGGAACCGTTTCCGTTATCGATACGGCTTCGAATACAGTACTCGGCTTGCCAATACCGGTTGGTTTATTGCCTCAGGAGGTCGCCATTACGCCGGATAGTACTCGAGCGTACGTCACCAATTTCTCAAGCGCCTCTGTCTCCGTCATCGATACCGCCTCCAACGTGGTCATTGCGACCATCCCGGTCGGAAATAACCCTACCGGAATCGCGATTATGCCTGACGGATCTCGGGCCTATGTCACGAATGCCGGCTCCGATACTGTATCCATCATTCATATTGCTGCCAACACGGTTATTGCTCCAACAATCACGGTTGGAGATAGTCCGAACGGTATCGCAATTACTCCAGATGGTACAAGAGCGTATGTAACGAATACACTGAGTCCCAACATTTCAATCATTAATACGTCATCCAACACGGTTACCTCAATACCATTAACCAATACGGGATACACGGGGATTGGCATAACGCCTATAACGATCTAG